In a genomic window of Sulfurimonas denitrificans DSM 1251:
- a CDS encoding NAD-dependent epimerase encodes MKILVTGTAGFIGYHLAKELLLRGDEVVGLDNINDYYDVKLKYARLKELGIDKDDIKDNQLTQSKTYPNHKFIKANLEDAETINRLFKEEKFDALCNLAAQAGVRYSIENPHAYIQSNVVGFLNLLEACRNYDVKNFAFASSSSVYGLNKSQPFKSSDHSDHPVSLYAATKKSNEMMAHTYAHLYGLHCTGLRFFTVYGEWGRPDMAPMLFADAILNDRAIKVFNHGNMSRDFTYVGDIVEGVIKVIDNQSTPSQKFDAATPNPSISSAPYKIYNIGNNSPVQLLDFIKTLENAIGKEAQKNFLPMQDGDVVSTYADVTDLMNDFGYKPETSLKVGIEKFVKWYREFYK; translated from the coding sequence TTGAAGATACTAGTAACAGGAACAGCAGGTTTTATAGGTTATCATCTAGCTAAAGAGCTTCTCTTAAGAGGAGATGAAGTAGTTGGACTTGATAACATAAATGATTACTATGATGTAAAGCTAAAGTATGCCAGACTAAAAGAGCTTGGAATAGACAAAGATGATATAAAAGATAATCAACTTACCCAATCCAAAACTTATCCAAACCATAAATTTATTAAAGCAAATCTTGAAGATGCAGAGACAATAAATAGACTTTTTAAAGAAGAAAAATTTGATGCGCTCTGCAACCTTGCAGCTCAAGCTGGAGTTAGATACAGCATAGAGAATCCTCACGCATATATTCAAAGTAATGTCGTTGGTTTTTTAAACCTCTTAGAAGCTTGCAGAAACTATGATGTGAAAAATTTTGCCTTTGCCTCATCCTCATCCGTTTATGGATTAAATAAGTCTCAGCCATTTAAGAGTAGTGATCATAGCGATCATCCAGTGTCACTATACGCAGCAACTAAAAAAAGTAATGAGATGATGGCTCACACCTATGCGCACCTCTATGGTTTGCACTGCACAGGTCTGAGATTTTTCACAGTTTATGGAGAGTGGGGAAGACCTGACATGGCACCTATGCTTTTTGCTGATGCTATACTAAATGATAGAGCTATAAAAGTGTTTAATCATGGAAATATGAGCAGAGATTTTACTTATGTTGGCGATATAGTTGAGGGTGTTATAAAAGTTATAGATAACCAATCAACACCATCACAAAAATTTGATGCAGCAACTCCAAATCCATCAATTTCATCAGCTCCATATAAAATATATAACATTGGAAACAACTCTCCAGTTCAGCTCTTAGACTTTATTAAAACTCTTGAAAATGCCATAGGTAAAGAGGCGCAAAAAAACTTTCTTCCAATGCAAGATGGTGATGTAGTCTCAACTTATGCGGATGTAACCGATTTGATGAATGATTTTGGTTATAAACCAGAGACTTCACTAAAGGTTGGAATAGAGAAGTTTGTGAAGTGGTATAGAGAATTTTACAAATAG
- a CDS encoding YceI family protein: MKNVILSALVVLSFAFNVNASEKSGCTLAQNGNVEVSWTGYKTPKKVGVNGTFDKVTYVGVAPSGEDFRSILVGSSVVIDSSSVNSKHEDRDSKLANFFFGLMSDKNINAKILDIKADKRVKDAPRTGQLNVEIEMNGVKKITPMTYSFSDGIFEAKGSIDLLEFSANEALAGINKACYDLHEGKTWSDVGIGFKTKIEATLCQVKAIK, from the coding sequence ATGAAAAATGTAATACTCTCAGCTCTTGTGGTGCTATCTTTCGCATTTAATGTTAATGCAAGTGAAAAAAGCGGATGTACTCTAGCTCAAAATGGTAATGTAGAGGTAAGTTGGACAGGGTATAAAACCCCAAAAAAAGTTGGAGTTAATGGAACTTTTGACAAAGTAACTTACGTTGGAGTAGCTCCAAGTGGTGAAGATTTTCGCTCTATATTGGTTGGTTCATCAGTTGTTATAGACTCATCGAGTGTAAATTCAAAGCATGAAGATAGAGATTCAAAGCTTGCAAATTTTTTCTTTGGACTTATGAGTGATAAAAATATTAATGCAAAAATATTAGATATTAAAGCAGATAAAAGAGTGAAAGATGCTCCAAGAACAGGTCAGTTAAATGTAGAGATAGAGATGAATGGCGTTAAAAAAATTACTCCTATGACTTATAGTTTTAGTGATGGAATTTTTGAGGCAAAAGGCTCAATCGATTTATTAGAATTTAGCGCAAACGAAGCATTAGCTGGGATAAATAAAGCTTGTTATGATCTTCATGAGGGCAAAACATGGAGTGATGTAGGAATTGGTTTTAAAACTAAAATAGAAGCAACTCTTTGTCAGGTTAAAGCTATAAAATAA